One window of the Rissa tridactyla isolate bRisTri1 chromosome 9, bRisTri1.patW.cur.20221130, whole genome shotgun sequence genome contains the following:
- the COMMD5 gene encoding COMM domain-containing protein 5 isoform X1, whose protein sequence is MAAAVGKAAVAAYGHGESGGGRGGGFLGPRVPAEVEAMARGVQEVGKETFRRLLKVTVNALEGKDCKESVKLIAESTNLSEEQLAFLISGMYTLLREALRLPLSTFKQEVFKEDLKELRIPEDFITDFSSIVFGNRRPASEGTALVQGSRLPSIQDFKWRVDVAISTSSLARALQPSILMMMKLSDGTAHRFEVPVAKFQELRYSVALILKEMNDLEKRSILKIQD, encoded by the exons atggcggcggcggtgggCAAGGCGGCCGTGGCGGCCTACGGCCACGgcgagagcggcggcggccgcggcggcggcttCCTGGGGCCGCGGGTGCCGGCCGAGGTGGAGGCCATGGCGCGGGGCGTGCAGGAGGTGGGCAAGGAGACCTTCCGGCGGCTCCTCAAAG TCACTGTTAATGCTTTGGAAGGAAAAGACTGCAAGGAATCTGTCAAGCTGATTGCAGAAAGCACTAATCTCTCAGAAGAGCAACTTGCTTTCCTCATTTCTGGCATGTATACCCTTCTCCGAGAAGCACTGAGACTCCCCTTATCAACTTTCAAACAAGAA GTTTTTAAGGAAGACCTAAAGGAGCTCAG GATACCAGAAGATTTCATCACGGATTTTTCCAGTATAGTCTTTGGTAACAG GCGTCCTGCTTCCGAAGGCACAGCTCTGGTACAAGGAAGTAGGCTGCCGAGTATCCAGGACTTCAAGTGGAGAGTGGACGTAGCTATATCCACAAG TTCACTGGCCCGTGCACTTCAACCATCCATTCTAATGATGATGAAGCTTTCAGATGGGACAGCTCATCGCTTTGAA GTGCCAGTTGCAAAGTTTCAAGAACTGAGATACAGTGTTGCCCTTATACTGAAGGAAATGAATGATTTGGAGAAAAGGAGCATACTGAAGATCCAGGACTGA
- the COMMD5 gene encoding COMM domain-containing protein 5 isoform X2 produces the protein MAAAVGKAAVAAYGHGESGGGRGGGFLGPRVPAEVEAMARGVQEVGKETFRRLLKVTVNALEGKDCKESVKLIAESTNLSEEQLAFLISGMYTLLREALRLPLSTFKQEVFKEDLKELRIPEDFITDFSSIVFGNRCFLLKEHSDLIPTFLVKSSVSFLLACSCWICMKASCFRRHSSGTRK, from the exons atggcggcggcggtgggCAAGGCGGCCGTGGCGGCCTACGGCCACGgcgagagcggcggcggccgcggcggcggcttCCTGGGGCCGCGGGTGCCGGCCGAGGTGGAGGCCATGGCGCGGGGCGTGCAGGAGGTGGGCAAGGAGACCTTCCGGCGGCTCCTCAAAG TCACTGTTAATGCTTTGGAAGGAAAAGACTGCAAGGAATCTGTCAAGCTGATTGCAGAAAGCACTAATCTCTCAGAAGAGCAACTTGCTTTCCTCATTTCTGGCATGTATACCCTTCTCCGAGAAGCACTGAGACTCCCCTTATCAACTTTCAAACAAGAA GTTTTTAAGGAAGACCTAAAGGAGCTCAG GATACCAGAAGATTTCATCACGGATTTTTCCAGTATAGTCTTTGGTAACAG ATGCTTTCTGCTGAAGGAGCACAGTGACCTTATTCCAACTTTTTTGGTCAAGTCATCTGTCTCGTTCCTGCTTGCTTGTTCCTGTTGGATCTGCATGAAG GCGTCCTGCTTCCGAAGGCACAGCTCTGGTACAAGGAAGTAG